From the Saccharomonospora marina XMU15 genome, the window ACCACCTGTGGGTTCCGCCGCTGGCCCAGCACACCGAGGACATCGCCGACCTGACACCGGTTCTGCTCACGGAACTCGCCGGTCAACCCACCGCACACTGCAGCCTGCCAACGCTCCAAGCACTGATGCGTAGCCCGTGGCCGGGCAACATCGCCGAGTTACGAGACGCCCTTGCCGCCGCACTCAACGCCAGCGACGGCCAGGAGATCCAACCGCACCACCTACCGACCTGGGTGCTCAAACGTGCACACCAACGACAACTATCCGTAATGGACCAGTCGGAACGCGAACTGATCATCGAAACACTAGCCAGCGTCGGCAACAACCGGACGCAAGCGGCAAGAATCTTGGGCATCGGCCGCGCCACCCTGTACCGCAAGATCCGTACCCTCGGCATCTCCACCGCCCAGGAACTCCAGATGGGGCTGTCTGATCAACTTATCGGACAGTCCCACTGCCAGGTGTCGCGAGACCGTCGAGGACCGGCTCGCTGATCGCGGCGGAGAAGCGCGCTGCGTCGACGGATGGATCGGCGGACGGCCCGCGTTGAGGCCAGCGACGGTGCTGGCTTCGAAGACGCTCAAGGCCACGGCGCCCGGATCGGCGCCCTGACTGGGCCCTGTCGGAGATACTGTCGAGCAGGAGAGCTCTACCGGCACCCGGCCGTCCGTGAAGTGGCCGTCGTCGGCGTCCTCGACATCCGCTGGGGCGAGACGCCAGTGGCCACCGTGGCGCTCCAGAACGCCGCCGAGGCGACGGCCGAGGAGCTCATCGCGTACGCCCGGGGGCGGCTTGCCCACTTCAAGTGCCCTACCCGGGTCGAGTTCGTGGCTGAGTTGCACCGCACAGCGACCGGCAAGGTTCTCTAAACGGTGCTACGTCAGCAGCAGGGCGCAGACGAACACGCAGTACGCCGCTGAGCTCAGTTCAGACTGCTTCCGTAATGCTAATCCGGCGCAGGTCACGATTCGAGGGAGAGGAACCGGACCGCGACCTCTGAGATCTTGCGTGCTGTCGCGGTTCGGTCCCACCTGGGCAGCGCCAGGTGACTGACTGTCAGGCGGACCATGGTGTCGGCCGCGTCGATGACATCGTTTTCGGGAAGACTCGGGTAACTCTCCGCGACCCATCCGGCCAGGGTGTCGGAGGCGAGGTCGAGGAGTCGCGCGGAAGTCGTGAGCAGTGGGAGCATCCCCGTGGACGCTTGGCTCCCCCCATTCAGGTCGCGGTTGGAGATGAGCACCGCCTTGAGCAGGGGGCTACGCCCCGCCTCGTCCAAGGTGTAGTCGACGGCTGCGGCGATGCCGCGCTTCGCATCGCCGACGTGCGCCTCCAGCGCCCCCTGGATGCCCTCCAGGAAGCGTGAGGCTTCCCGAAGCACGACGGCTTCTCCGAGGCCGGCCTTGTCACCGAACTCCTTGTAGAGAGCTGCCCGCGACACCCCGGCTCGGTCCGCCACCTCCCCCATGCGCACCCGGTCCCAGCCGCGGTCGATGATCAAGTCGTGGGCAGCCTCGAGTACAGCCGAGCGCATGTGCTCCCTGAACCGTTCACGCATGGAGTGTGCCCGCATGAAAGACAGGGTAGCGATCTCTGTCTCGCTACCGACTCCCGCCACCGATCTGGACAAGATCAAGCTACCGTGCGTGGTCGTCGGCACCCCTGGTCGTGACGCTGTACAACTGGACAAAGGCCCGCTAGTATCCCCGCACCAACTGCCGACGACGACGGCCCAACACCACCCTCCGTTCGTAGGCCGGCACGATCGTCTGCACGCCCCACTGTGCAACGGGAGTCAATGGAGCTGACGTCTCGTCTCCAGCGCGATGCGAACAGTACCCGATCCTTGAGCGACATCAGACGTCCCTCCGGCCGCTTCGTGATCGATCCTTTCGGGTAGACGACGAGGCGCGCGCGATCCACGGCTTCGACCGCGGCGCGGAGCCCAGCTCGGCTGTTGAACGATCGACCTCGATGTGGCCGGCCGGCCGAAACCACCAGCCGACAGCTCTGCTCTGAAACGGGCTCGTCTTTGCCATGAACCGGGGATCCGGCCCTCTGGTCCAGGATCATCTCCGCCGGGAACAACGGATCGGTTCGGGAGACAGGGCTGACCGCCGGCACCGCACCTCCCGTCTCGGCGAGGCGTTCCGTGCCGCGGCAGTCCACTCTCCTGGCCACCAGCAGCAGCGGTTTGCGAATGAGCAACACCAGCCACTATGCAGGACCGCGTGCGTCTCTGGGGGCGTGCCTCACGTCTGCAACCGACGCGATTCACCGACGCCCAGAATGATAGACAGAAGCCCCACCGCCGTCCACGCTGTCGACATCCAAGTCATCCTTGTTCGCCGCACTGGGCGGTGCCTCGGTGGTGACCACGGTCAGCGGTCGGCCCGCTTCGTCACACCGCAACCTTTGCTTCAGGGTGGCCATATCGACTGCGGTCCCCTGGCCGAGCATGCGCTTGGTGGTCATGAAGTCCCGGGGACGGTTGACACAGTCAGCGGCTATCAGCTCGCCCTTCCGGAGGTAGTAGCAGGTGAAATCGCGGTCGGCGGTCGGGTCACCGCTCAGGACGATGTCGTCATAGCCCGTGTTGAGTCCCGCGATCTGGAGCTTGAGGTCATACTGATCCGACCAGAACCACGGGGGCGCTGTGACCTCCTTGTCCTTTCCACAGATGGTCGCCGCTGCCACCTTCGCCTGCTCCACCGCGCTCGGCACCGACTCCAGGCGAATCCGTCGGCCGTAGCGTGGCATGTCCTGCGAGGCGCAGTCCCCGGCGGCCACAATGGTGGGATCACTGCTGCGCGCGTGCGCGTCGATCAAGATCCCGTCGTCCACCGCCAGGCCGGCTGCCTCGGCCAGTTCCGTGGTCGGTTCGATACCGACCCCGATGATCACGAGATCGGCTGCCACAAGCTCGCCGCTCGCCAGGACCGCCTCGCGGACGCGGTGGTCGCCGACCAGGGCCTCGACCGATGCGCTCGTCCGCACGTCGACTCCCTCATGTTGGTGGACGCGCGTGAAGAATGCCGACACCTCAGGAGCGGTCACCCGCTCGAGGACACGGTCTGCGGCCTCCAGCACGGTGACGTCAAGACCCAGCGCGCGCAACGACGCGGCGGTCTCCAGGCCGATGTAACCACCACCGACGATGACGGCACGACGTCCGGGGATGGCGTGCTCGCGGATCCGCTTGACATCGGATGACCGACGTAGGTAGTGCACCCCATCGAGCTGGGTGCCGGCGGCACGCAGGCGTCGTGGGCGTGCGCCGGTGCAGAGAGCCAGGGCGTCATAGGACAGTCTGTCCCCCGTGCTGAGCAGGACCTGGCGAGCCGAACGATCGATCTCCTCCACGCAGGCGTCCAGGCACTCGATGCCCTGCTTGAGGTAGAAGTCCTGGGAGCGAATGGCCAACTCCGTCAGCGAGCACTTGCCAGCGAGGTAAGCCTTCGACAGAGGAGGTCTCTGGTAGGGCAGCACCGACTCGTCACCGACCAGCACGATTTCACCGGACCAGCCCTCCTGGCGGAGGCTGGTGACCAGCTGTGCCCCGGCATGACTGGCACCGACCACCACCGTGCGCGCTGAGCTCATCCGGCGCCCTTGGGGGTGAGCTCGACCATCAGCTTGCTGATGCCCCGAACGAAGTTGGACTGGACGTATTCCGGCTCCCCGACTACATCGATCCTCTCGAAGCGCGGGAGGATCTCCTCCCAGAGGATCCGCAGCTGCAGCTCGGCCAACCGGTTGCCCATGCACCGGTGCACGCCGAACCCGAAAGCGATGTGGTTGCGGGCGTTGGGCCGGTCGATGATCAACTCGTCCGGTCGCTCGAACACAGTCTCATCGCGGTTGCCGGACGCATACCACATTACCACCTTATCACCCTTACGGATGAACTGGCCGTTGAGCACGGTGTCGGTCTTGGCGATCCGGCGCATGTAGGCAAGCGGAGTCTGCCAGCGGATGATCTCCGAGACCATGTTCGGGATCAGGTCCGGATTGGCCTTGAGCTTCTCGAACTGGTCGGGGAACTGGTTCAGCGCGAGAACGCCACCACTCATCGAGTTGCGCGTTGTGTCGTTGCCCCCGACGATGAGCAGGATCAGGTTGCCAGCGAACTCCATGGGACGCTTGATCAGGTCTTTGGTACTCTCATTCCTCTGCAGCATGGTGATGAGGTCGAACCCGGGCTCTTCACCGGCCGCGAGGCGGGCGGCCTTGTCATGCCACAATGCGCTGAGTCCACGCGCCATGCCCACCATGCCGCGGAACAGCTCGTCGTTGTCGGAGGGGCCTCCGTTGGCCTGCTCCATCGAGGTGGCCAGGTTTGACCACTCGACGAGCTTGTGCCGCTGCTCGAAGGGGAAGTCCAGTAGCGTCGCCAACATGCGGGCGGTGAGCTCGATCGACACGGTGCTCACCCAGTCGAAGGGTTCGTTGACGGGCAGGTTGTCCAGGACGTCCCTGACGCGCTCGCGAATGAGGCCCTCCATCTCGCGGAGGTTCTTCGGAGCCACCACCCCTTGGACGGCGCGGCGCTGAACGTCGTGCTTGGGCGGGTCCATGGCGATGAACATCGCGATGTCCATGAACCGCGGCGGCGCCCCGATGACAATGAGAGGTTCCGCGGAGAAGACCTCGTGGTTCTTGTCCACCGCAATGATGTCGGCGTGACGCGTGACCGACCAGAACGGTCCGAAGGGACTGTGAGGCTGGTAGTGGACCGGGGCCTCGTCGCGTAGGCGCTTGAAGTAGGAGGCCCAGCGCCCCTGCCGGTAGAGGAACGGGTTGCTGAGGTCGATGTCTTCGAGCGCGACTTCTTCGACCGGCGGGATCGGGCGTTCGACGAACATCTTCTGCCCGTTCGTGCGGGTCAGCCAGCGTCGGCCCTTGTCGTAGAGGTGTGCGGCCTGGACCTGTCGATCCAGCGGGATGGCGGCCTCGACCTTCCTCTTGACTGTTTCAGGGATCTTCATCTCGTCGACACCTCCTGCTACATCTGGAATTCGGGCAGTTGCACGGTCAGGCCATCCCATGACTCGGAGGCCTTGATCTGGCAGGACAGCCGAGACGTCGCCTGTCGCTCGGGGTTCATCGACAGCATCTCCTCTTCCACCGGACCGGACGGGCCGACCTTGTCGGCCCAGGCAGGATCCACGATCACGTGGCAGGTGCCGCAGGCGGCCTCTCCGCCGCAGTCGCCATCGATGCCCGGAATGGCGTTGTTCTTCGCGACTTGCATCAGCGAGCAGCCCTCCTCGAGGGGCGCCTCGTGCTTCTCCCCGTCGTGCGACACGAAAGTAACGACTGCCATCGACAACTACCCCACTCTTGACCACAAGACGGACACTTCCTTCATGATTGTCGTCGGCGTCCGACAAGGCCATGTCGAAGCCGCGCCATCCTGTTGTGAGTTCGGATCACGTGAGGATCGCCATGTGGAGAGACGAGCCAGGCGTCCCATCTCTTGTGTTCGTGCAACTGCTGAGCAGTTCAGCGATCGATCAGAACGCCGTGGAGGAGTTCCGCGCCATAATGGCGCGCGAGGGAACCGGCGAGCTGACTCTGATCCAAACCCAAGCGCAAGCACCGCTGCGGTGGTTTCGCGAGGTCTATCCCGAACTCGACGCCGAGCAGGCGACACGGCTGGGGATCGCCTGCGCGGAACAGGCCCAGCTCACGTCCTTCGGGCCGATGAGCGTGCCGCTGGTCAGCGCAGGAACCGTCGCCGAGGTCGTGCAGCTGCTGACCTATCTTCCGGTTATCACCAAGGCCGTCATTACCCAGTTCGATCGCCAGCCGGAGGACCTGACGATTCGGCTGTCCGGGAACGCAGGAGAACCCGACCTGGACTGTCTAGTCGTCACCTACTGCGGGCTGGCCCTCATGCGGTTGATCGACCTGCTGGTCGGCGACACGTCGGAGGTGACCATGCATAGTCGCTGGCCGGAGCCGAGCGTCCTGTCTCGAGAGGCATGGCCAGGGCGTCGGCTCGTCTTCGACGCCCCCTTGTCCTACCTGCACATCCCTGCACGGACGCTGCACACGGCCTGCCGCTTCCCCGACCCACTCGCCTACGAAGTCGCCATAACTGACCTCCAGCAGGCGCTCGAACGTCGGGCTGGCACCCAGGACTTCACCCGCAGAGTGCGGGAGCTGTTGGAGGACAGGCCAGGGTTGAAGACAATCCAGTCAATCGCGGATGAGTTCTCGATCTCCTCGAGTACCCTGAAACGCCGCCTCGCCGCGGAGGGAACCAGCTTCCGCGAACTCCTCCAGAAGTCCCTGCTCGACCGCGCCCAGATACGGCTGCTCGACCGGTCCACGTCGGTCAGTGAGGTCGCCGCCGAACTCGGCTACAGCGACGTCACCAACTTCTCGCACGCTTTCAAAGCATGGACCGGCAACTCACCGAGCCACTTCCGACGCGCCCACCAGCACCCTTGAGCACGGCTCCCAGCGCAGCCCCTCGGAAGGACTGCGGCCGGGGCGCGTCCGAAACTTGTTTGACAGACCCTCGGAGGCCGTCCATCAGTCACCCGGCTGACCCCCAAGCGGGACTGTGGGACTGTCCGTGATCTTGTTTGCGCCGTGAGGCGCTGTGATTCGAGTGGAGGTGAGAGACCTTCGCCGCTGTCCTGTCGTAGCAGGGCGGTGTAGCTGAGGGCAGCCTGATCCGGGTGGTGCCGGGGAGGGTGGGAGCAGCCCTGACAAAGCCGGGGCGTGGCCAGTACTGCCAGATGGTGCGGGTCCGGCGAGCGTGGCGGAAAGGAGTACGCGAGGAACCGGCGTTTTACGTCCTTCAATAGGGACACCGGCTCGAACCTGGTGGATATGGGCCGGGTGCGGCGCGTCCCGCTGCGTACCGTTGTGGCGGGAACTTCCAGCGCGGGATACAAGAGCTGTTCTGGGAGGCCACGGGAAAAGTCTGCGGCGTACCCGTTGGCGAGGTCGCTGGGACACAGTCGGGCTCCTCCTTCGCCGAGCGAATCACAGTGAACACGGGAACCGTCTCGGTTCATACC encodes:
- a CDS encoding AMP-binding enzyme translates to MAVVGVLDIRWGETPVATVALQNAAEATAEELIAYARGRLAHFKCPTRVEFVAELHRTATGKVL
- a CDS encoding TetR/AcrR family transcriptional regulator — encoded protein: MRAHSMRERFREHMRSAVLEAAHDLIIDRGWDRVRMGEVADRAGVSRAALYKEFGDKAGLGEAVVLREASRFLEGIQGALEAHVGDAKRGIAAAVDYTLDEAGRSPLLKAVLISNRDLNGGSQASTGMLPLLTTSARLLDLASDTLAGWVAESYPSLPENDVIDAADTMVRLTVSHLALPRWDRTATARKISEVAVRFLSLES
- a CDS encoding NAD(P)/FAD-dependent oxidoreductase, with the protein product MSSARTVVVGASHAGAQLVTSLRQEGWSGEIVLVGDESVLPYQRPPLSKAYLAGKCSLTELAIRSQDFYLKQGIECLDACVEEIDRSARQVLLSTGDRLSYDALALCTGARPRRLRAAGTQLDGVHYLRRSSDVKRIREHAIPGRRAVIVGGGYIGLETAASLRALGLDVTVLEAADRVLERVTAPEVSAFFTRVHQHEGVDVRTSASVEALVGDHRVREAVLASGELVAADLVIIGVGIEPTTELAEAAGLAVDDGILIDAHARSSDPTIVAAGDCASQDMPRYGRRIRLESVPSAVEQAKVAAATICGKDKEVTAPPWFWSDQYDLKLQIAGLNTGYDDIVLSGDPTADRDFTCYYLRKGELIAADCVNRPRDFMTTKRMLGQGTAVDMATLKQRLRCDEAGRPLTVVTTEAPPSAANKDDLDVDSVDGGGASVYHSGRR
- a CDS encoding cytochrome P450, yielding MKIPETVKRKVEAAIPLDRQVQAAHLYDKGRRWLTRTNGQKMFVERPIPPVEEVALEDIDLSNPFLYRQGRWASYFKRLRDEAPVHYQPHSPFGPFWSVTRHADIIAVDKNHEVFSAEPLIVIGAPPRFMDIAMFIAMDPPKHDVQRRAVQGVVAPKNLREMEGLIRERVRDVLDNLPVNEPFDWVSTVSIELTARMLATLLDFPFEQRHKLVEWSNLATSMEQANGGPSDNDELFRGMVGMARGLSALWHDKAARLAAGEEPGFDLITMLQRNESTKDLIKRPMEFAGNLILLIVGGNDTTRNSMSGGVLALNQFPDQFEKLKANPDLIPNMVSEIIRWQTPLAYMRRIAKTDTVLNGQFIRKGDKVVMWYASGNRDETVFERPDELIIDRPNARNHIAFGFGVHRCMGNRLAELQLRILWEEILPRFERIDVVGEPEYVQSNFVRGISKLMVELTPKGAG
- a CDS encoding 2Fe-2S iron-sulfur cluster-binding protein, whose product is MAVVTFVSHDGEKHEAPLEEGCSLMQVAKNNAIPGIDGDCGGEAACGTCHVIVDPAWADKVGPSGPVEEEMLSMNPERQATSRLSCQIKASESWDGLTVQLPEFQM
- a CDS encoding AraC family transcriptional regulator; amino-acid sequence: MQLLSSSAIDQNAVEEFRAIMAREGTGELTLIQTQAQAPLRWFREVYPELDAEQATRLGIACAEQAQLTSFGPMSVPLVSAGTVAEVVQLLTYLPVITKAVITQFDRQPEDLTIRLSGNAGEPDLDCLVVTYCGLALMRLIDLLVGDTSEVTMHSRWPEPSVLSREAWPGRRLVFDAPLSYLHIPARTLHTACRFPDPLAYEVAITDLQQALERRAGTQDFTRRVRELLEDRPGLKTIQSIADEFSISSSTLKRRLAAEGTSFRELLQKSLLDRAQIRLLDRSTSVSEVAAELGYSDVTNFSHAFKAWTGNSPSHFRRAHQHP